One segment of Pontibacter akesuensis DNA contains the following:
- the aroC gene encoding chorismate synthase, whose translation MSNSYGKLFRITTFGESHGAAVGVTVDGCPAGLEISPEEIQHALDRRRPGQSDITTPRKEEDRVTILSGIFDGRTTGTPIALVVNNKDQHSHDYSHVEHAFRPSHADYTYTAKYGLRDFRGGGRSSARETVARVAAGALAAKLLLHHGITVQSYVSQVGTVKLRKHYSKLDLSKIDSNKVRCPDGKIAARMIGVVEEARDSLDTVGGVVSCVVKGVPAGLGEPVFDKLHAELGKAMLSVNAVKGFEYGSGFEGVKMRGSEHNDEFYTDAQGQVRTRTNNSGGIQGGISNGQDIYFSVAFKPVATILQPQTTINDAGEEITLQGKGRHDPCVLPRAVPIVDAMAALVIADFLLRQRVNKL comes from the coding sequence ATGAGCAACTCCTACGGAAAACTGTTCCGGATCACAACCTTTGGCGAGTCGCATGGTGCGGCAGTGGGCGTAACCGTAGACGGCTGCCCGGCCGGCCTGGAAATCTCCCCGGAGGAGATACAGCACGCGCTGGACCGTCGCCGCCCCGGCCAGTCCGATATCACCACCCCCCGCAAGGAGGAGGACAGGGTGACCATACTTTCCGGCATATTCGACGGCAGAACCACCGGTACGCCTATTGCCCTTGTGGTAAACAACAAAGACCAGCACAGCCACGACTACAGCCATGTGGAGCACGCTTTCCGCCCTTCGCACGCGGATTATACTTATACTGCCAAGTATGGCCTGCGCGATTTCCGGGGCGGTGGCCGCAGCTCTGCCCGCGAAACGGTGGCTCGGGTAGCGGCCGGTGCGCTGGCGGCTAAACTGCTGCTGCACCACGGCATTACGGTGCAGAGCTATGTATCGCAGGTGGGTACGGTAAAACTGCGCAAGCACTACTCCAAACTGGACCTAAGCAAGATAGATTCTAACAAGGTGCGCTGCCCGGACGGGAAAATCGCCGCCCGCATGATCGGCGTAGTGGAGGAAGCCCGCGACAGCCTCGATACGGTGGGTGGCGTGGTAAGCTGCGTGGTAAAAGGCGTGCCCGCCGGTTTGGGAGAGCCTGTTTTCGATAAGCTGCACGCCGAGCTTGGCAAGGCGATGCTAAGTGTAAATGCAGTGAAAGGCTTTGAGTACGGCAGCGGTTTTGAAGGCGTAAAGATGCGCGGCTCCGAGCACAACGATGAGTTTTACACCGATGCGCAGGGCCAGGTGCGCACCCGCACCAACAACTCTGGCGGTATACAGGGTGGCATCAGCAACGGCCAGGATATTTACTTTAGCGTGGCTTTTAAACCAGTCGCGACCATTTTGCAGCCCCAAACCACCATCAACGATGCCGGTGAGGAAATTACGCTCCAGGGCAAAGGCCGACACGACCCCTGCGTGTTGCCGCGCGCGGTGCCCATTGTGGATGCCATGGCCGCACTGGTGATTGCCGATTTCCTGCTGCGGCAGCGGGTAAACAAGCTGTAG
- a CDS encoding ferritin-like domain-containing protein, whose translation MKELAKPEENGQGLGQHLLSPMQRRSFFRYAGATAAAATILLTTSCDDDDDDVNPPMNGEVDLGSGDTGVLNYAYALEQLEAAFYTEVVAKSGSALSAAEMQVMMDLKAHEVAHREFFKAALGKNAIPGLEVDFSAVNFTNKNSVLETARTFEDLGVAAYNGAGKLFTDTGDGLTYLLLAGKIVSVEARHAAAIHDLISNNDREYGEAVIDAQGLDRAMSPTEVLTAAAPFIKTKINFSNLPK comes from the coding sequence ATGAAAGAACTAGCTAAACCTGAGGAGAATGGCCAGGGTCTAGGACAGCACCTGCTGAGCCCGATGCAGCGCCGATCATTTTTCCGCTACGCCGGAGCCACTGCCGCTGCCGCGACTATATTGCTAACCACCTCGTGCGATGACGACGATGACGATGTAAACCCGCCGATGAACGGTGAGGTAGACCTCGGATCCGGTGATACAGGCGTTTTGAACTATGCCTATGCACTAGAGCAACTGGAAGCCGCTTTCTACACGGAAGTAGTGGCAAAATCAGGCAGCGCACTTTCTGCCGCAGAAATGCAGGTAATGATGGATTTGAAAGCGCATGAAGTCGCGCACCGCGAGTTCTTCAAGGCTGCCCTTGGCAAAAATGCCATTCCAGGCCTGGAGGTGGACTTCAGCGCTGTGAACTTCACAAACAAAAACAGCGTGCTGGAAACAGCCAGAACGTTTGAAGACCTCGGTGTAGCCGCCTATAACGGGGCCGGCAAGCTTTTTACAGACACAGGTGATGGCTTAACCTACCTACTGCTGGCCGGTAAGATTGTATCGGTTGAGGCCCGACACGCCGCTGCTATTCACGACCTGATCAGCAACAACGACAGGGAGTATGGCGAGGCGGTTATTGATGCACAGGGATTGGACAGAGCCATGTCACCTACCGAGGTGCTGACGGCAGCCGCCCCTTTCATCAAAACTAAAATTAACTTCAGCAACTTACCTAAATAA
- a CDS encoding ATP-binding cassette domain-containing protein, translating to MLKNKLEADSILYQVGDRQLLSDIYLSCETGEVVGLLGRNGCGKTTLLQIIFGTKPTVHKHIRMNGQVYPEPYKHQHLIAYLPQQHFLPNNIRISRIIDLYLLTPDKRHHVKEDERLQKHLNKHADELSKGELRYLELLLLLQLDAKFLLLDEPFSGVEPLYVEHIEELLQAHLGTKGFIITDHDYRSVLRASTRIILLTDGFCRPITHEQELLRWGYVPADAFS from the coding sequence ATGCTTAAAAACAAACTTGAGGCAGACAGTATTTTGTACCAGGTGGGCGACCGGCAGTTGCTGTCTGACATCTACCTAAGCTGCGAAACAGGTGAGGTGGTAGGATTGCTCGGAAGAAACGGCTGCGGTAAAACCACGCTGCTACAGATTATCTTTGGAACGAAGCCTACGGTGCACAAGCACATCCGGATGAACGGGCAGGTTTACCCGGAGCCGTACAAGCACCAGCACCTGATCGCCTATTTGCCCCAGCAGCATTTCCTTCCCAACAATATCCGGATCAGCCGGATTATTGATTTATATTTGCTGACGCCGGACAAGCGCCACCATGTAAAGGAGGATGAGCGCCTGCAAAAGCACCTGAACAAACACGCCGATGAGCTTTCGAAAGGAGAACTGCGGTATTTGGAACTGCTGCTTTTGCTGCAGCTGGATGCAAAGTTCCTGTTGCTCGACGAGCCCTTCTCCGGGGTGGAGCCGCTTTACGTGGAGCATATAGAGGAATTGCTACAGGCACACCTGGGCACCAAAGGCTTCATCATAACCGACCACGATTACCGGTCAGTGCTGCGTGCCAGCACCCGCATCATACTTCTTACAGACGGCTTTTGCCGGCCTATAACGCACGAGCAGGAACTTCTCCGGTGGGGCTATGTGCCAGCAGATGCCTTCTCCTGA
- a CDS encoding NifU family protein, with product MIENKEKMVSVYAEANPNPESMKFVMNQQLLPEGQSVDYPNLESAMESPLAQELFNFDYVSRVFIASNFVTVTKSTADLEWVKLIPELRTFLKSYVEAGGPIFNEGFSAARVDAPAANGETSAEDAEIAKKVTDLLDNYVRPAVEQDGGNITFKSYNDGVVTVHLQGSCSGCPSATVTLKAGIENLLKRMVPEVKEVVADGVTI from the coding sequence ATGATAGAAAATAAAGAAAAAATGGTTTCTGTGTATGCAGAGGCTAACCCGAACCCAGAGTCAATGAAATTTGTGATGAACCAGCAACTGCTGCCCGAGGGCCAGAGCGTGGATTATCCAAACCTGGAGAGCGCTATGGAGTCGCCGTTGGCGCAGGAGCTCTTCAACTTCGACTACGTGTCGCGCGTGTTCATTGCCAGCAACTTTGTAACGGTAACCAAGAGCACGGCTGACCTGGAGTGGGTAAAGCTGATCCCGGAACTGCGCACGTTCCTGAAGTCATATGTAGAGGCGGGTGGCCCCATCTTTAACGAAGGTTTCTCTGCTGCCAGGGTAGACGCCCCTGCTGCAAACGGTGAGACATCGGCAGAAGACGCAGAGATCGCTAAAAAAGTAACTGACCTGCTGGACAACTATGTTCGCCCGGCGGTAGAGCAGGATGGTGGTAACATCACATTCAAGTCTTATAATGACGGCGTGGTAACCGTGCACCTGCAAGGCTCCTGCAGCGGATGCCCTTCTGCCACGGTAACCCTGAAGGCCGGTATCGAGAACCTGCTGAAGCGCATGGTGCCGGAAGTAAAAGAAGTAGTAGCCGACGGCGTGACGATCTAA
- a CDS encoding RNA methyltransferase: protein MPKAPNISLHFRHLLMSVTLLWALMLNGQEVVAYTSVAGHAQETGTTLASHAEQKTVIKQKVSLEGTTSFVALNLQQDIAPLPQQPGFARPTDMVLPAYTTVPPGAGFIATLFPITIQPNAP from the coding sequence ATGCCAAAAGCACCTAACATATCCCTTCACTTCAGGCATCTTCTGATGTCGGTAACCCTGCTGTGGGCGCTTATGCTCAACGGGCAGGAAGTGGTGGCGTATACTTCGGTGGCAGGCCATGCACAGGAAACCGGCACCACGCTGGCTTCGCATGCCGAGCAGAAAACGGTCATCAAGCAAAAGGTATCGCTGGAGGGAACCACCTCTTTTGTGGCCCTGAACCTGCAGCAGGACATTGCGCCGCTGCCGCAGCAACCAGGCTTTGCCCGCCCTACCGACATGGTTTTGCCGGCTTATACCACGGTACCCCCGGGAGCAGGCTTTATTGCAACGCTTTTCCCTATCACTATTCAGCCAAACGCCCCCTAG
- the secDF gene encoding protein translocase subunit SecDF, whose amino-acid sequence MRNKTFIIVLTVIVSALCLYYLSFSFVAGNVQDKAEAYATDAQGNVDMAKKQAYLDSMWKEPVYLGMTYQEVKENELGLGLDLKGGMHVVLEVSPVEIIKSMSGNSKDPNFLKALDRAQELQKNSQQRFTTLFAEAFNEIAPNDRLSRIFSNTANRGKISYESTNSEVVAVIEAEVEDAIDRSFNILRTRIDRFGVNQPNIQRLKGTGRIQIELPGIDNPDRVRKLLQGMANLEFWEVWTPQEFTPYFMQVGQYLDEQQKAGKLNIAANKTNATPAAAGNNATVADATQDVLAQAAANDTAATDSTAIAATTTDTAALATADTSLTTPQGGVLATLFTQMPGGIGANVRDTARINDLFSQPGVRGILPPNMKFLWGVKPLAGEKGQEFVEFYAIKKGRAGNAPMTGEAINDARQDFDQTGRPEISMTMNPTGAKKWARLTGDNVGRQVAIVLDDYVYSAPVVQGEITGGNSSISGNFTVEEAQDLANILKAGKMPAPTRIVEEAIVGPSLGQEAINQGLISTIAGFVIVVLFMIAYYSRGGIIADLALLFNVFFILGVLAQFGAALTLPGIAGIVLTLGMAVDANVLIFERMREEAAKGLGMREIIDGGYSKAFSSIFDANVTTFLVGFILYFFGSGPVKGFAITLMIGIVTSFFTSVFLSRLFIEATYKKGGKLSFSTSLADKMFRNVTFDVMKYRKPAYAFSLFILVFGIVAMFITGPNLGVDFKGGRSYVVEFDQAVPASEVRSSLLDEFQQAGTEVKTFGASNRVKIITSWMADNESLEADEQVMAALQQGLQQYSNLTPEVLSSSKVGATMADDIQNTALIAILLALVGIFLYVMLRFSRWQFSLGGVVALLHDALMIIAVFSILNLFGISYEMDQVFIAAVLTIIGFSINDTVVIFDRVREYLHDNPRKDIREVVNPALISTFSRTIITSLTLFMVVVILFIFGGEVLRSFSLAMIIGVMFGTYSSLFIATPIVVDTMKDKRQQPEPQVQQVR is encoded by the coding sequence ATGCGTAACAAAACATTTATTATCGTGCTAACGGTGATAGTTTCGGCGCTGTGCCTTTACTATCTATCGTTCTCGTTCGTTGCCGGCAACGTGCAGGACAAAGCAGAAGCCTACGCCACAGATGCCCAGGGCAATGTGGACATGGCCAAAAAGCAGGCTTACCTCGACTCCATGTGGAAAGAGCCCGTGTACCTGGGCATGACCTACCAGGAAGTAAAGGAAAACGAACTGGGCCTGGGCCTCGACCTGAAAGGCGGTATGCACGTGGTGCTGGAGGTTTCTCCTGTCGAGATCATCAAGTCCATGTCTGGCAACAGCAAAGACCCGAACTTCCTGAAGGCGCTGGACCGCGCGCAGGAACTGCAGAAGAACAGCCAGCAGCGTTTCACCACGCTTTTCGCAGAGGCCTTTAACGAGATTGCCCCGAACGACCGCCTGAGCCGCATCTTCTCCAACACCGCGAACCGTGGCAAGATCAGCTACGAGTCGACCAACAGCGAGGTAGTGGCGGTGATTGAAGCCGAGGTGGAAGACGCCATCGACCGCTCATTCAACATCCTGCGTACCCGTATCGACCGTTTCGGTGTAAACCAGCCAAACATTCAGCGCCTGAAAGGCACTGGCCGCATCCAGATTGAGCTTCCGGGCATCGACAACCCAGACCGCGTGCGCAAGCTGTTGCAGGGCATGGCTAACCTGGAGTTCTGGGAAGTATGGACACCACAGGAATTTACGCCATACTTTATGCAGGTAGGCCAGTATCTGGACGAGCAGCAGAAAGCAGGAAAACTGAACATAGCCGCTAACAAGACAAATGCAACTCCAGCCGCTGCCGGTAACAATGCCACTGTGGCAGACGCTACCCAAGACGTGCTGGCGCAGGCTGCCGCTAACGATACAGCCGCAACGGACTCTACCGCAATCGCAGCTACTACAACCGACACAGCTGCCCTTGCTACCGCTGACACTTCTTTAACAACACCACAGGGTGGCGTACTAGCTACGCTTTTCACTCAGATGCCCGGCGGTATCGGTGCCAACGTGCGCGACACAGCCCGCATCAACGACCTGTTCAGCCAGCCAGGTGTGCGTGGCATTCTGCCTCCTAACATGAAGTTCCTTTGGGGTGTGAAGCCTTTGGCAGGTGAAAAAGGACAGGAGTTTGTTGAATTCTACGCCATCAAGAAAGGCCGTGCCGGAAACGCGCCAATGACAGGCGAGGCCATCAACGATGCCCGCCAGGACTTTGACCAGACAGGCCGTCCTGAGATCAGTATGACCATGAACCCGACAGGTGCCAAGAAATGGGCGCGTCTGACAGGTGACAACGTGGGCCGCCAGGTGGCGATTGTGCTTGACGACTATGTATACTCTGCCCCGGTAGTACAGGGCGAGATTACAGGCGGTAACTCTTCTATCTCCGGTAACTTCACCGTAGAGGAAGCGCAAGACCTTGCCAACATCCTGAAAGCAGGTAAAATGCCAGCTCCAACGCGTATCGTGGAAGAGGCTATCGTTGGTCCGTCATTGGGCCAGGAGGCTATCAACCAGGGTTTGATCTCTACCATTGCCGGTTTCGTGATCGTGGTTCTTTTCATGATCGCTTACTACAGCCGCGGTGGTATCATTGCTGACCTTGCCCTGTTGTTCAACGTGTTCTTTATACTTGGCGTACTGGCCCAGTTTGGTGCTGCGCTTACGCTGCCTGGCATTGCCGGTATCGTGCTGACACTGGGTATGGCCGTGGATGCGAACGTACTCATATTCGAGCGTATGCGTGAGGAAGCAGCTAAAGGGCTCGGGATGCGTGAGATCATCGATGGTGGTTACAGCAAGGCCTTCAGCTCTATCTTCGATGCCAACGTAACAACTTTCCTGGTAGGCTTTATCCTATACTTCTTCGGTTCAGGCCCTGTGAAAGGCTTCGCCATCACCCTGATGATCGGTATTGTGACATCGTTCTTCACATCGGTGTTCCTTTCCAGATTGTTCATTGAAGCTACCTACAAGAAAGGCGGAAAACTTTCTTTCTCTACCTCACTGGCTGATAAGATGTTCCGCAATGTGACATTCGACGTGATGAAGTACAGAAAGCCAGCTTATGCTTTCTCCCTGTTCATTCTAGTGTTCGGTATCGTGGCCATGTTCATCACAGGTCCTAACCTGGGTGTTGACTTCAAGGGTGGTCGCTCTTATGTAGTTGAGTTTGATCAGGCTGTTCCGGCTTCTGAAGTACGCTCCAGCCTTTTGGATGAATTCCAGCAGGCAGGCACAGAGGTGAAAACGTTTGGCGCATCGAACCGCGTGAAAATCATTACCAGCTGGATGGCCGACAACGAGAGCCTCGAAGCAGATGAGCAGGTAATGGCGGCACTGCAGCAGGGCTTGCAGCAATACAGCAACCTGACACCGGAAGTGCTAAGCTCCTCTAAAGTAGGCGCCACCATGGCCGACGACATACAGAACACGGCTTTGATCGCGATTCTGCTGGCGCTGGTGGGTATCTTCCTTTACGTGATGCTGCGTTTCAGCAGATGGCAGTTTAGCTTGGGCGGTGTAGTTGCCCTCCTGCACGACGCCCTGATGATCATCGCGGTGTTCTCTATCCTGAACCTGTTCGGTATCTCCTACGAAATGGATCAGGTGTTTATCGCAGCCGTTCTGACTATCATTGGTTTCTCGATTAACGATACCGTGGTAATTTTTGACCGTGTGCGTGAATACCTGCACGATAACCCACGCAAGGACATCAGAGAGGTGGTAAACCCAGCCCTGATCAGCACTTTCAGCCGTACGATTATCACGTCACTAACACTGTTTATGGTGGTAGTGATCCTGTTCATCTTCGGCGGTGAGGTGCTACGCAGCTTCTCGCTGGCTATGATCATCGGTGTGATGTTCGGTACGTACTCTTCCCTGTTTATTGCTACGCCAATTGTAGTGGATACAATGAAGGACAAGCGTCAGCAGCCAGAACCACAGGTACAGCAGGTGCGCTAA
- a CDS encoding sodium:proton antiporter: protein MLNNFILLAQAQHALPLFLIIPFLLLIGMIAAGPILFGHFWEKNYKPVAITLGLTVLAYYLFVLQDYHMPVHTFFEYASFAILLSSLYIAAGGIYININANATPAMNVALVAVGAVLANLVGTTGASLLLIRPFIRLNVHRIKPYQIVFFIFIVSNAGGLLTPLGDPPLFIGFLKGVPFFWTLQHLFVPWILAITFLCVVFYIVDSRNKESFTARPEVVAKNREKTEFYVSGKRNLFWLAIIIGAIFLDPNVIDGLPHIYYDGNKFSYLREIIQLSAAFACYRFSSKTALAGNQFNFHPILEVVFLFFGIFFTMMPALQLSAAIASAPEYSKYITPNFLYWATGSLSGFLDNAPTYANFLSLAMAKYDMAQNSVVEVRQFATGTGANPETLVLLEAISLAAVLFGAFTYIGNGPNFMVKAIAESAGIKMPSFFGYVFRYAIPFLLPVLALIWYLVIELKLF, encoded by the coding sequence ATGCTAAACAACTTCATTCTGTTGGCGCAGGCCCAACACGCGTTACCGCTCTTCCTGATTATACCTTTCCTGCTTTTGATAGGCATGATAGCCGCCGGTCCGATCCTGTTCGGCCACTTCTGGGAGAAAAACTACAAACCTGTAGCCATCACCCTGGGCCTGACAGTACTGGCCTATTACCTGTTTGTGTTGCAGGACTACCACATGCCTGTCCATACTTTTTTTGAATACGCCTCTTTTGCCATACTTCTAAGTTCGCTTTACATTGCGGCGGGCGGTATTTACATCAACATCAACGCCAATGCAACGCCTGCCATGAACGTGGCCCTGGTGGCGGTTGGCGCTGTGCTTGCTAACCTGGTGGGTACAACCGGTGCCTCGCTGCTGCTGATACGCCCGTTCATCCGGCTCAACGTGCACCGCATCAAGCCTTACCAGATCGTGTTCTTCATTTTTATTGTGAGTAATGCGGGTGGTTTGCTTACGCCACTCGGCGATCCTCCCCTTTTCATTGGCTTCCTGAAGGGGGTTCCGTTTTTCTGGACGCTGCAGCACCTGTTTGTGCCGTGGATACTGGCTATCACTTTCCTATGCGTTGTGTTTTACATTGTGGATAGCCGCAACAAAGAAAGCTTTACAGCGCGCCCGGAGGTAGTGGCTAAAAACAGAGAGAAGACAGAATTCTATGTTAGCGGAAAGCGCAACCTGTTCTGGCTGGCTATTATTATCGGCGCCATTTTCCTCGACCCCAACGTAATCGACGGCCTGCCACACATATACTACGACGGCAACAAGTTCTCTTACCTGCGTGAGATCATCCAGCTTTCAGCGGCTTTTGCCTGCTACCGCTTCTCGAGCAAAACGGCACTGGCAGGCAACCAATTCAATTTCCACCCGATCCTGGAGGTGGTGTTCCTGTTCTTTGGTATTTTCTTTACGATGATGCCGGCCCTGCAGCTTTCCGCAGCTATCGCCTCGGCCCCGGAGTACTCCAAGTATATCACGCCAAACTTCCTGTACTGGGCCACCGGCTCACTCTCCGGCTTCCTGGATAACGCGCCAACCTATGCTAACTTCCTGTCGCTGGCCATGGCCAAGTATGATATGGCCCAGAACAGCGTAGTGGAGGTGCGGCAGTTTGCGACCGGCACCGGAGCCAACCCCGAAACGCTGGTGCTGCTGGAAGCCATATCGCTTGCTGCCGTGCTCTTTGGCGCCTTCACCTACATCGGCAACGGCCCCAACTTTATGGTGAAAGCCATTGCCGAGAGCGCAGGTATCAAGATGCCGTCTTTCTTCGGGTACGTGTTCCGTTACGCCATCCCGTTCCTGCTGCCAGTGCTTGCCCTGATCTGGTACCTGGTGATAGAGCTGAAACTATTCTAA
- a CDS encoding ferritin-like domain-containing protein: MNIFNIIKDIEKTDPEVYQRLASRREAFSGLGSFGKKVALAAVPLAMGTMFKKAYGQSTSSVLEVLNFALTLEYLEAEFYIQGLNSSALNFGDTRDFFESVRDNEVAHVEFLKTAIQGAGGTPTGKPNFDFSAGGAFPNWNTDLQTFMTLSQAFEDTGVRAYKGQAANLAGNPAVLTAALQIHAVEARHASIVRRIRGLKGWITGGPEGEMVPAAANAVYMGEAETMQAGVNIAGFNGVSTDAATEAFDEPLTKEQVMNIATLFIA; the protein is encoded by the coding sequence ATGAACATATTTAATATAATAAAAGATATAGAGAAGACAGACCCGGAAGTATACCAGCGTCTGGCTTCGCGCCGCGAGGCATTTAGCGGATTGGGCAGCTTCGGCAAAAAAGTGGCGTTGGCCGCTGTGCCACTGGCCATGGGTACCATGTTCAAGAAGGCATACGGACAGTCGACCAGCAGCGTACTGGAAGTATTGAACTTTGCCCTGACACTGGAGTACCTGGAGGCAGAGTTTTACATCCAGGGCCTGAACAGCTCAGCCCTTAACTTCGGTGACACCAGAGACTTTTTCGAGAGCGTACGCGACAATGAAGTAGCGCACGTTGAATTCCTGAAAACAGCCATTCAGGGAGCAGGCGGCACTCCAACCGGTAAGCCAAACTTCGATTTTTCGGCAGGAGGCGCATTCCCTAACTGGAACACTGATCTTCAAACGTTTATGACGTTATCGCAGGCTTTTGAGGATACCGGTGTTCGTGCCTACAAAGGACAGGCTGCTAACTTAGCAGGCAACCCTGCTGTACTGACAGCTGCGCTGCAGATCCATGCTGTGGAGGCACGCCACGCCTCTATTGTGCGTAGAATTCGCGGCCTGAAAGGCTGGATTACGGGCGGACCGGAAGGCGAAATGGTTCCTGCTGCTGCCAACGCAGTATACATGGGCGAAGCCGAGACAATGCAGGCAGGCGTGAACATCGCTGGGTTCAACGGTGTATCCACTGATGCTGCTACAGAGGCATTCGATGAGCCGCTTACGAAGGAGCAGGTAATGAACATTGCAACGCTGTTTATCGCATAG
- a CDS encoding carboxypeptidase-like regulatory domain-containing protein translates to MKNVPALHCHPFWLLALLWMLSLQAAAQENPQVLQLSGMVTAGDSATGLAGVAVFVPHTTRGTFTNQYGYFSMPVLPRDSVVVSSLGYSRQYILVPTAIQGYNFSANIVLQEKATELPTVDVMPWATERDLRTAISKVKLAKEPELKVDLGPLYYRSILEGPSMDAGANANYCIQQSLRGQQRRYTVPSDIKLFGAPIR, encoded by the coding sequence ATGAAAAACGTACCTGCTCTCCACTGCCATCCGTTCTGGCTGCTAGCCCTACTTTGGATGCTATCGCTTCAGGCGGCTGCACAGGAAAACCCACAGGTCCTCCAGCTTTCAGGCATGGTAACGGCAGGCGACAGCGCCACAGGTCTGGCTGGTGTGGCTGTGTTTGTGCCGCACACCACACGGGGCACCTTCACAAACCAATACGGCTACTTTTCCATGCCCGTACTGCCCCGCGACAGTGTGGTGGTGAGTTCGCTGGGCTACAGCAGGCAGTACATCCTCGTCCCGACGGCGATACAGGGTTATAACTTCTCAGCCAACATCGTACTGCAGGAAAAAGCCACAGAGTTACCCACCGTTGATGTGATGCCCTGGGCTACAGAACGTGATCTCCGGACAGCCATTTCCAAGGTAAAGCTTGCTAAGGAGCCCGAGCTGAAAGTAGACCTAGGACCTTTATACTACCGCTCCATTCTGGAGGGACCAAGTATGGATGCCGGTGCCAACGCCAATTACTGCATACAGCAGTCGCTCCGGGGGCAGCAAAGGCGCTACACGGTGCCAAGCGATATAAAACTATTTGGCGCTCCCATCAGGTAA
- a CDS encoding BatD family protein translates to MRSICLTFILVFMLLVPAWAQQVSIELGKSPLPLNQYYTISVRLQNQQLQEYTPFPDIEGFKKSNKYSTTKTIVTGGSTTTILTITQNYAALEEGEYVVKPFSMKVNGQAVQSQGMEVTVTPLQANAPQRSNQPDLITPEADQEQEVEQSVEFIDKEDNAFLTVYTNKDEVFVGEGVNVVLYFYLAEADQRLLDFHDFANQLNTMLRQIKQPHAWEETFDFTEITPENVLVRGEPYLRFRLYETMLYPLSNEPFRFPQLQLQMIKYKVAKNPSLVEEDRQEGYKIFYSRPKEVLVKQLPPHPLRDVVPVGDYTLRERLSKRSVPVNKSFRFTFEVVGEGNIAAIMAPEPRVPTGLEFYPADVRQDVTKRDGSVSGAKSFTFAVLPREPGDYRMDKILEWIYFSPTTASYDTLRPTLQVQVTGASDSDALVLSRDLGPFYNIIENEDNTLVSLHEFDEVKRYTNIILLLLLAVAAFVFLKK, encoded by the coding sequence ATGCGATCTATCTGCCTTACTTTTATACTTGTATTTATGCTGCTTGTGCCCGCATGGGCGCAGCAGGTAAGTATTGAGTTAGGCAAAAGCCCGTTGCCGCTTAACCAGTACTACACCATCTCGGTGCGCCTGCAAAACCAGCAGTTGCAGGAGTACACGCCCTTCCCGGACATAGAGGGCTTTAAGAAGAGCAACAAGTACTCTACTACCAAAACCATCGTTACAGGCGGCAGCACCACCACCATCCTCACCATCACCCAGAATTATGCGGCACTGGAGGAGGGGGAGTATGTGGTAAAGCCCTTTTCCATGAAGGTGAACGGGCAGGCGGTGCAGTCGCAGGGGATGGAGGTAACCGTTACGCCGCTGCAGGCCAATGCGCCGCAGCGCAGTAACCAGCCCGACCTGATCACTCCCGAAGCCGACCAGGAGCAGGAGGTGGAGCAGTCCGTGGAGTTTATCGACAAAGAAGACAATGCGTTCCTGACGGTCTACACCAACAAGGATGAGGTGTTTGTAGGGGAGGGCGTAAACGTGGTGCTATACTTTTACCTGGCCGAGGCTGATCAGCGCCTGCTAGACTTCCATGATTTCGCCAACCAGCTGAACACTATGCTGCGGCAGATAAAACAACCCCATGCTTGGGAAGAAACATTTGATTTTACCGAAATCACACCTGAAAATGTGCTTGTGCGCGGGGAGCCCTACCTGCGGTTCAGGCTTTATGAGACAATGCTGTACCCGCTGAGCAACGAGCCGTTCCGGTTTCCGCAGCTGCAACTCCAGATGATCAAGTATAAAGTGGCTAAGAATCCATCGTTGGTGGAGGAAGACAGGCAGGAGGGCTACAAAATTTTCTACTCGCGGCCAAAGGAGGTGCTGGTGAAGCAACTGCCGCCCCACCCGCTGCGCGATGTGGTGCCCGTGGGCGACTATACCCTGAGGGAGCGGCTGTCGAAGAGGAGCGTGCCGGTGAATAAGAGTTTCCGATTTACTTTTGAAGTGGTGGGCGAGGGTAACATTGCCGCCATTATGGCGCCCGAACCCAGGGTACCAACCGGGCTGGAGTTTTACCCGGCTGATGTGCGCCAGGATGTAACCAAGCGCGACGGCAGCGTATCGGGTGCTAAGAGCTTTACGTTCGCCGTGCTGCCCCGCGAGCCAGGCGACTACCGTATGGACAAGATACTGGAGTGGATCTATTTCAGCCCCACCACCGCCTCCTACGATACCCTGCGGCCCACGCTGCAGGTACAGGTTACGGGTGCCAGCGACAGCGATGCACTGGTACTGTCCCGCGACCTGGGACCTTTCTACAACATCATCGAAAACGAAGACAACACACTGGTAAGCCTGCACGAGTTTGACGAGGTAAAGCGCTATACCAACATAATCTTGCTGCTGCTGCTGGCTGTGGCGGCGTTTGTTTTCCTAAAGAAATAA